A genomic region of bacterium contains the following coding sequences:
- a CDS encoding LacI family DNA-binding transcriptional regulator, whose translation MAATIYDVAKKAGVGIGTVSRAINDSPHINPRTKARILHVAEELRYQPHALAQSLARKKTNTIASVVPFFTNYFFVELLKSVQHAISRSHFDLILYSVDRMNRRDSTLDRVLTERRCDGVLVISLGLMEGYAEKFIEAHLPIVLIDHLHDRIDSVAIANRAGALTATRHLIGLGHRRIGMINGHLSSYPAVLRQQGFKAALQEAGLPLDERALVICDARAGQHGFNEAAGYLAMQRLIAQNHPLPTALFVASDVQCLGVMRAAKEAGLRIPDDLALVGFDDIEFAKFVGLTTMRQPIAAMGRMAVTRLLDRILGTETGEFHRELEAELIIRESCGSRQAFHVRTEPSSIPVES comes from the coding sequence TTGGCAGCGACCATCTACGATGTGGCGAAAAAAGCGGGTGTGGGCATCGGCACCGTCTCCCGCGCCATTAACGACAGCCCTCATATCAACCCCCGCACCAAAGCACGCATCCTCCACGTCGCCGAAGAACTCCGCTACCAGCCCCACGCCCTCGCCCAAAGCCTAGCCCGCAAAAAAACCAATACCATCGCCAGCGTCGTCCCCTTCTTCACCAATTATTTTTTCGTTGAACTCCTCAAAAGCGTCCAGCACGCCATCTCCCGCTCCCATTTTGATCTGATCCTCTACAGCGTCGACCGCATGAACCGCCGTGACAGCACGCTCGACCGCGTCCTGACGGAACGGCGCTGCGACGGCGTCCTGGTCATCTCCCTAGGGCTGATGGAGGGGTATGCCGAAAAATTCATTGAGGCGCATCTGCCCATAGTCCTGATCGATCACCTGCACGACCGGATCGACTCGGTCGCCATTGCCAACCGCGCGGGCGCTCTCACCGCGACCCGCCATCTTATCGGCCTCGGGCACCGGCGCATCGGGATGATCAACGGCCACCTCTCCAGCTATCCGGCGGTTCTGCGGCAGCAGGGATTCAAGGCCGCGCTGCAGGAGGCGGGCCTGCCCCTGGACGAACGCGCCCTGGTTATCTGCGATGCACGGGCGGGGCAGCACGGCTTCAATGAAGCGGCGGGCTATCTGGCTATGCAGCGGCTGATCGCACAGAACCACCCGCTGCCCACCGCGCTCTTTGTCGCCAGCGACGTCCAGTGCCTCGGCGTGATGCGCGCCGCCAAGGAGGCGGGATTGCGCATACCCGATGATCTGGCCCTGGTGGGCTTTGATGATATCGAATTCGCCAAATTCGTCGGCCTCACCACCATGCGCCAACCCATCGCCGCCATGGGACGGATGGCGGTGACCCGCCTGCTCGACCGCATCCTGGGAACAGAAACGGGCGAGTTTCACCGCGAGCTCGAGGCCGAACTCATCATTCGCGAAAGCTGCGGTTCGCGTCAGGCCTTTCATGTCCGGACCGAACCGTCTTCAATACCGGTAGAATCCTGA